A genomic window from Tolypothrix sp. PCC 7910 includes:
- a CDS encoding caspase family protein → MARNLYALLVGIDEYVSPVPPLQGCVNDITAIKEYLEGRVDSDGYQLHLRTLLNQEATRQAIVNGFRQHLCQAESEDVAFFYYAGHGSQEEAPQEYWTIEPDRLNETLVCYDSMSPGGWGLADKEIAKLIAEISQKNPHITIIMDCCHSSSGTRGDIEADTAERKAPIDRRKRPLESYIVSHLEAEQLLTERSLAKEPTGWNLPRAKHIFLAACRDRETAKEYSINGQRRGAFSYFLVDSLKKANGSLTYRDLFKRTHALVQSKVLAQSPQLEATDLDDIEQPFLGGAIAQHKPYLTVSYHKEHQWVIDAGSVHGIPQPSGEETTLLALFPFDSSPQQMQKLSAAIGEAKVIAVMPQMSLVQINGIEALEPGMTFKAAIASLPLPPKGVVITGELAGVELARTALQTISAGFQPSLYLKEVATPEEAEFKLLARNGQYTITRPAGDRPIVAPIQGYTEQNALQAIERLEHITRWTNIAELSSPATSSIPADAVQIVIYQEGQELKDPQINLHYQLQNGNWKGPAFKLKLKNTSNQELFCALLDLTDSYAVIPELLETGGVWLKPGEEAWALRGENIYPTVREKLWKQGITQSQDILKLIVSTAEFDASLLRQNELDLPFFPERAVGRGNGTLNRLMKRVQSRDLRAAPEEEELYDDWITSQIHITTVRPRP, encoded by the coding sequence ATGGCGCGTAATTTATATGCTTTGTTGGTTGGAATTGATGAATATGTAAGTCCTGTTCCTCCATTGCAGGGTTGTGTCAATGATATAACTGCAATCAAAGAGTATTTAGAAGGACGGGTAGATAGTGATGGATATCAGCTACATTTACGTACCCTCTTAAATCAAGAGGCTACTCGACAGGCGATCGTTAATGGTTTTCGCCAACATCTGTGTCAAGCGGAAAGCGAAGATGTAGCGTTTTTCTATTATGCAGGGCATGGTTCTCAAGAAGAAGCCCCGCAAGAGTATTGGACTATAGAGCCAGACAGACTCAATGAAACACTGGTTTGTTATGACAGTATGAGTCCGGGAGGATGGGGCTTAGCAGATAAGGAAATAGCAAAGCTGATTGCAGAGATTTCCCAGAAAAACCCTCACATTACAATTATTATGGACTGTTGCCACTCCAGCTCTGGCACGCGTGGAGATATTGAAGCAGACACTGCAGAACGGAAAGCTCCTATTGATCGCAGAAAACGTCCATTAGAAAGCTACATAGTGTCTCATTTAGAAGCCGAACAACTATTAACTGAACGCAGTCTGGCAAAAGAACCCACAGGTTGGAATTTACCACGAGCAAAACATATTTTTCTAGCAGCTTGTCGCGATCGCGAAACAGCAAAAGAATATTCTATTAATGGGCAACGCCGGGGAGCATTCTCTTATTTCTTAGTTGATAGTCTGAAAAAAGCCAATGGCAGTTTAACTTATAGAGATTTATTCAAACGTACCCATGCTTTAGTTCAGAGTAAAGTTTTAGCGCAATCCCCGCAGTTAGAAGCCACAGACTTAGATGATATAGAACAACCCTTTTTAGGAGGAGCGATCGCCCAACATAAACCCTACCTAACTGTCAGTTATCACAAAGAGCATCAGTGGGTAATTGATGCAGGTTCAGTGCATGGAATTCCCCAACCTTCAGGGGAAGAAACAACTTTACTTGCATTATTTCCCTTTGATAGCTCGCCACAACAGATGCAGAAATTATCTGCAGCTATAGGTGAAGCGAAAGTAATTGCAGTTATGCCACAGATGAGTTTAGTGCAGATTAACGGTATTGAAGCTTTAGAACCAGGGATGACTTTTAAAGCTGCGATCGCTAGTCTACCTTTACCACCTAAAGGAGTTGTGATTACTGGTGAATTAGCAGGAGTAGAACTAGCCCGCACCGCCTTACAGACAATTAGCGCTGGTTTCCAGCCCTCGCTCTACTTAAAAGAAGTTGCAACCCCAGAAGAGGCGGAATTTAAGTTACTTGCACGGAATGGACAATATACAATTACTCGCCCAGCTGGCGATCGCCCAATAGTTGCACCAATTCAGGGTTATACAGAACAAAATGCCTTGCAAGCAATTGAGCGATTAGAGCATATTACTCGTTGGACAAATATTGCTGAACTCTCCAGCCCTGCTACCAGTAGTATTCCAGCAGATGCAGTACAAATAGTGATTTATCAAGAAGGGCAAGAACTCAAAGATCCTCAGATTAACTTGCACTATCAACTGCAAAATGGTAATTGGAAAGGCCCAGCTTTTAAACTCAAGCTCAAAAATACTAGCAATCAAGAACTTTTTTGCGCCCTCCTAGATTTGACAGATAGCTATGCTGTTATTCCAGAATTATTAGAAACTGGAGGTGTCTGGCTCAAACCAGGAGAAGAAGCTTGGGCATTAAGAGGAGAAAACATCTATCCGACTGTGCGAGAAAAACTTTGGAAACAGGGAATCACTCAAAGCCAAGATATTCTCAAGCTGATTGTTAGCACTGCTGAGTTTGATGCTAGCTTACTCAGACAAAATGAACTGGATTTACCTTTCTTTCCTGAAAGAGCAGTAGGACGAGGAAATGGAACCCTCAACCGCTTAATGAAGCGCGTCCAATCTCGCGACTTGAGAGCAGCACCAGAGGAAGAAGAACTCTATGATGACTGGATTACCAGTCAAATCCACATTACTACCGTGCGCCCTAGGCCATAA
- a CDS encoding AraC family transcriptional regulator codes for MTNILVVDENNETKNLLLKCLETAGFEVTIRENGLFRVHLGQDKLSITEECKKINNPQSIFPYIPRLREVFEFIESNYHQPISLKEVARAVGYSSAYLTDLVRRLTGKTVNDWIIERRIKQACHLLLETNYSVNHIALNVGYQNINHFYYQFRNYHQTTPQIWRTKQRS; via the coding sequence ATGACTAATATTTTAGTAGTAGATGAGAATAACGAAACTAAGAACCTCTTACTTAAATGTTTGGAGACAGCAGGATTTGAGGTTACTATCAGAGAAAATGGACTTTTTCGCGTACATTTAGGACAGGATAAATTATCTATCACTGAGGAATGTAAAAAAATAAATAATCCTCAATCTATATTTCCCTACATCCCCAGGTTACGTGAAGTATTTGAGTTCATAGAATCAAATTACCATCAACCTATTAGTTTAAAAGAAGTAGCCCGTGCTGTTGGTTATTCCTCAGCTTACTTAACAGATTTAGTGCGAAGACTAACTGGAAAAACTGTCAATGACTGGATTATCGAACGTCGGATCAAGCAAGCATGTCACTTACTTCTAGAAACTAATTATTCTGTCAATCATATTGCTTTAAACGTAGGTTACCAAAATATCAATCATTTTTATTATCAGTTTCGTAACTATCACCAAACCACCCCTCAAATCTGGAGAACAAAACAGCGAAGCTAA
- a CDS encoding caspase family protein — MPEFSKNLALIIGINKYGNGISSLQNAVNDAKKLVESLRTQHNYQVWVCLDEVATKENLLKLLETTLPQEISCDDRLLFYFAGHGIALNNEDGPAGYLIPQDTVLGDINTYLAMTTLQQCLEKLPCRHFLGILDCCFAGAFRWSSTRDLLSVPEVIHQERYDRFISDSAWQVITSAAYDQKALDAFSINTNRGQIGNHSPFAAALLEALAGNADIYPPAALGKPSGDGVITATELYLYLRDRIEPATEKYQRRQTPGIWPLKKHDKGEYIFLAPGHPLNLPPAPSLDESQNPYRGLQSFDEEHSQYS; from the coding sequence ATGCCTGAGTTCTCAAAGAATCTGGCATTGATCATCGGCATTAACAAGTATGGCAACGGTATTTCTTCTCTACAAAACGCAGTTAATGATGCTAAAAAGTTAGTAGAATCCCTACGTACTCAGCATAATTATCAGGTTTGGGTTTGCTTGGATGAGGTTGCGACTAAAGAAAACCTCCTCAAATTACTGGAAACAACTCTCCCTCAAGAAATCAGCTGTGATGACCGACTGTTATTTTACTTTGCCGGACATGGAATTGCTCTCAATAATGAAGATGGGCCTGCTGGTTATTTAATTCCTCAAGATACTGTCTTGGGTGATATTAATACTTACCTAGCAATGACTACTTTACAACAATGCCTAGAAAAATTACCTTGCCGTCATTTCCTGGGCATATTAGATTGCTGTTTTGCTGGCGCTTTTCGTTGGTCGAGTACAAGAGATTTATTATCAGTTCCAGAAGTCATTCATCAAGAACGTTACGATCGCTTTATTTCTGACTCTGCTTGGCAGGTAATTACCTCTGCAGCCTATGACCAAAAAGCTTTAGATGCCTTTAGTATCAATACCAATCGTGGTCAAATTGGCAATCATTCTCCCTTTGCGGCGGCATTACTGGAAGCATTGGCAGGGAACGCAGATATCTATCCCCCGGCTGCTTTGGGCAAACCTTCCGGAGATGGAGTCATTACAGCAACTGAATTATATTTATATCTGCGCGATCGCATTGAACCAGCAACTGAAAAATATCAGCGACGACAAACCCCTGGAATTTGGCCTCTCAAGAAGCACGATAAAGGCGAGTATATTTTCCTGGCTCCAGGGCATCCACTCAATTTACCACCAGCGCCATCTCTAGATGAATCCCAAAACCCCTACCGTGGCTTGCAGTCGTTTGATGAAGAACACAGTCAGTATAGTTAG
- a CDS encoding WD40 repeat domain-containing protein: MKNTVSIVRVWNLQNWQLEKKWEARQGRVWSVAFSPDSQQIASAGEDGTVRLWNLQGQQLIEFKEHQGSVRKVSFSSDGQLIASVGDGKIIRVRNLQNQQVIELKGHQKSVSSVGFSPDGQQIVSAGNNSTIHVWDFKGQLQRKFEGHLGPVNSLVFSPDGKQIISGGDDGTIRLWNLQNGLKERLFQLYGPKVMSVVSSRDGKRIFSGASNGTVQLWNLEMEDQLPLAVWKTQQSSVNSITLSQDNKLLATAGGDGSVKVWQIETFDQLRQQTCDRLHDYLENNPNSERHLCNN, encoded by the coding sequence ATGAAGAACACAGTCAGTATAGTTAGGGTATGGAACTTGCAGAATTGGCAGTTAGAAAAAAAATGGGAAGCGCGACAAGGTAGGGTCTGGAGTGTAGCATTTAGCCCAGACAGTCAGCAAATCGCTAGCGCTGGAGAGGACGGCACTGTACGTTTGTGGAACTTACAGGGTCAGCAACTAATAGAATTTAAGGAGCATCAAGGTTCAGTAAGAAAGGTCAGTTTTAGCTCAGATGGTCAGCTAATTGCTAGTGTTGGGGATGGCAAAATTATCCGCGTGAGGAACTTGCAGAATCAGCAAGTAATAGAATTGAAAGGCCATCAAAAATCAGTTAGCAGCGTCGGTTTTAGTCCGGATGGTCAGCAAATCGTTAGCGCTGGAAACAATAGTACTATCCATGTTTGGGACTTCAAGGGTCAGCTGCAAAGGAAATTTGAGGGGCATTTAGGCCCTGTTAACAGCTTAGTATTTAGCCCTGATGGCAAGCAAATTATCAGTGGTGGCGACGACGGAACTATTCGCTTGTGGAACTTGCAAAACGGATTAAAAGAGCGGTTATTTCAGCTATATGGGCCAAAAGTGATGTCAGTTGTATCCAGCCGTGATGGCAAGAGGATTTTCAGTGGTGCTAGTAATGGCACTGTGCAGTTGTGGAACTTAGAAATGGAAGACCAATTGCCTTTAGCAGTATGGAAAACGCAGCAATCATCGGTAAACAGTATCACTTTAAGCCAGGATAATAAGTTACTAGCTACCGCAGGAGGAGACGGCAGTGTTAAAGTGTGGCAAATTGAAACTTTTGATCAGTTGAGGCAGCAAACTTGCGATCGCCTGCATGACTACCTAGAGAATAATCCTAATAGCGAGCGCCATCTCTGCAACAATTAA
- a CDS encoding AAA-like domain-containing protein: MNLDSLLEFINSKLVESQNRPLNTTEVLVLQGIWQYQTYNQIAQKEGYSPGYFTNVVAPELWQRLSGVIGRRVTKKNCRALLESYAAQSTSQTNVFSPVDPQEISPSYPSGSVPLNSPFYIQHSTIEAQAYAEITKPGALVRIKAPRERGKTSLLLRMLDYANSQGYRTVSLNLEQIDYTILSDLNRFLRWLCANVSHQLQLQPQLNDYWDDDIGSKVSCTLYFRNYLLEQLNSPVVLALDEVNKIFEHPQVAKDFFPMLRSWYEEAKRIPSWRKLRLIVVHSTEVYVPLQLNQSPFNVGLPIQLSKFSLEQVQQLAQRYGLDWNAEEAHQLMALIGGHPALVHLALYHLSNGDVSMAQLLQFAPTSTGIYSHHLQHHWAVLEQQPELAAALYTVMNAAEPVQIEPILGYKLSSMGLIELYGNKATLSCQLYRQYFENQQSNYRRAEEISAMPS, encoded by the coding sequence ATGAATCTCGATTCTCTCCTTGAATTTATTAACAGCAAGCTGGTTGAAAGCCAAAATCGCCCGCTCAATACTACTGAAGTACTCGTTCTGCAGGGTATATGGCAGTATCAAACCTATAACCAAATTGCCCAAAAAGAGGGTTATAGCCCTGGCTACTTTACTAATGTTGTGGCTCCAGAATTATGGCAACGCCTTTCTGGGGTGATTGGCAGACGCGTAACTAAAAAAAACTGTCGAGCATTGCTAGAGTCTTATGCCGCACAAAGCACATCACAAACAAACGTCTTTTCCCCTGTCGATCCCCAAGAGATATCGCCAAGCTATCCCAGTGGTTCAGTTCCACTCAACTCGCCTTTTTACATTCAGCACTCCACCATTGAGGCTCAAGCCTATGCAGAAATTACAAAACCAGGAGCTTTGGTGCGGATTAAAGCTCCCAGAGAAAGGGGCAAAACTTCACTACTGCTGAGGATGCTTGACTATGCCAACTCCCAAGGCTACCGCACAGTGAGCTTAAATCTAGAGCAAATTGATTACACAATTTTGAGCGATCTCAATCGATTTTTACGCTGGTTATGTGCCAACGTTTCCCATCAGTTGCAGTTACAGCCTCAACTCAACGACTATTGGGATGATGATATCGGCAGCAAAGTTAGCTGTACCCTTTACTTTCGCAATTATTTACTGGAGCAACTTAACTCTCCTGTGGTTTTAGCATTGGATGAAGTGAACAAAATTTTTGAGCATCCGCAGGTAGCGAAAGATTTTTTCCCTATGTTGCGTTCGTGGTACGAAGAAGCCAAAAGGATACCGTCGTGGCGAAAGCTACGCCTAATTGTGGTACATTCAACAGAAGTTTATGTTCCTCTGCAACTGAACCAGTCTCCTTTCAATGTAGGGCTACCGATTCAGTTAAGCAAATTCAGTTTAGAGCAGGTGCAGCAGTTAGCGCAACGCTATGGGCTTGATTGGAATGCAGAAGAAGCTCACCAGCTCATGGCTTTAATTGGAGGACATCCAGCACTCGTACATTTAGCACTCTATCACCTAAGCAATGGGGATGTAAGTATGGCGCAACTGCTGCAATTTGCACCTACATCTACGGGGATTTACTCCCATCACTTACAGCACCATTGGGCAGTTTTAGAACAACAGCCAGAATTAGCAGCAGCTCTTTATACTGTTATGAATGCTGCGGAACCCGTACAAATAGAACCTATTCTAGGTTACAAATTATCTAGTATGGGGCTAATTGAGTTATATGGGAACAAAGCAACACTCAGTTGCCAGCTATATCGACAGTATTTTGAAAATCAACAATCAAATTACAGGCGTGCTGAGGAGATATCTGCAATGCCGAGCTAA
- a CDS encoding carotenoid oxygenase family protein: MVQASPKVPLSIMNANRDELLDLTMQIAEGNLPKDLQGHVFLVAPAGTVDSNSLPYKDGNTCLNGDGMIYRFDFNQPGEVRWKQRLTKTPDYKADEDTQNIRNPLVRDLLRFRNHGLIRFSWLLGSRNELNTGFLPMKFPGESNERLLITYDAGRPYEVDTQTLELVTPVGKLNEWEGAIDFPIYRYKPILSTAHPVYDTYKHEMFTVNYARTLSQYLNDIIRQLKAEKAKQQEQEKHQRLSLICESLEQVLNGKFWNNDFVYLMRWDGKGELKKWQLFHPDNSPVTIRQSMHQIGVTEDYIVLMDTAFTTGIEQILTNIPDIPLIDERKLFRVEPSPDSTIYIIRRDDLQDGTKKVVAQKIVIPLEASHFLVDYENPGNKITLHAAHICAWDVAEWLRKSDRSPYDTSQPVSPRLSGTQQSPMDISRMGRYVIDVNNLSVKEKEVISDRDCTWGTGLFTYLDRLPSSGMTPKKLDNIYWVSFGLWEELTTESMREQYEDYPYREVPLNEVLQLAKEGKPSCLFRLNTASNESMRIEDYYKFPPGHIALSPQFIPRSVGEESSTNGYIMCTVFTPERDEIWIFDAENLDDKQPLCKLYHPQLNFGLSLHTTWLQNLGPAQDKYRVPVAEDYPHSILKELLDRIDSLSSLDDAPVPRGGQDLKTELKQEIQNLFE, from the coding sequence ATGGTTCAGGCATCTCCCAAAGTCCCGCTATCGATTATGAATGCGAATCGGGATGAACTTCTCGATCTGACAATGCAGATTGCTGAAGGAAATCTACCTAAAGATCTACAGGGTCATGTTTTTCTGGTTGCACCAGCCGGCACAGTCGATTCCAACAGTCTTCCCTACAAAGATGGAAATACTTGTTTGAATGGCGACGGTATGATTTATCGATTTGACTTCAATCAACCTGGTGAGGTGAGATGGAAGCAACGGCTCACCAAAACACCAGACTATAAAGCAGATGAGGACACTCAGAATATACGCAACCCCTTGGTGCGAGATTTGTTGCGATTCCGCAACCACGGATTGATCAGATTTTCTTGGTTACTTGGTTCGCGCAATGAGTTAAATACAGGCTTCTTGCCAATGAAATTTCCTGGGGAATCAAACGAGCGTCTGCTAATTACTTATGACGCAGGTCGTCCCTACGAAGTTGATACACAAACTCTGGAGTTAGTAACTCCAGTTGGAAAATTAAATGAATGGGAAGGAGCAATTGACTTTCCTATTTATCGCTATAAGCCAATTTTAAGCACTGCCCATCCTGTGTATGATACCTACAAACACGAGATGTTTACAGTCAATTACGCCAGAACCCTAAGTCAATATTTAAACGATATTATTCGTCAGTTAAAAGCGGAAAAAGCAAAACAACAAGAGCAAGAAAAACATCAACGGCTATCACTAATTTGTGAATCACTGGAGCAAGTGTTAAATGGCAAGTTCTGGAATAATGATTTTGTCTATCTGATGCGCTGGGATGGTAAAGGTGAATTGAAAAAATGGCAGCTATTTCACCCCGATAATTCACCAGTCACAATTAGGCAAAGTATGCATCAGATTGGGGTAACTGAAGATTATATCGTGCTGATGGATACAGCCTTTACCACTGGAATTGAGCAAATTTTGACTAATATTCCAGATATTCCCCTAATAGACGAAAGAAAATTATTCCGGGTTGAGCCGTCACCAGACTCCACCATATATATTATTCGCCGCGACGATTTGCAAGATGGCACAAAAAAGGTTGTAGCGCAAAAGATAGTGATCCCGCTCGAAGCATCTCACTTTTTGGTGGATTATGAAAATCCTGGTAACAAAATTACACTTCATGCTGCCCATATTTGTGCTTGGGATGTTGCCGAATGGCTGCGTAAAAGCGATCGCTCTCCCTATGATACATCTCAACCTGTTTCGCCTCGTTTAAGTGGCACCCAACAGAGTCCGATGGATATCAGCCGCATGGGACGTTATGTCATAGATGTTAATAACTTGAGCGTTAAAGAAAAAGAAGTCATTAGCGATCGCGATTGTACTTGGGGAACGGGTTTATTCACTTATCTTGATAGACTACCATCGTCAGGTATGACTCCCAAAAAACTAGATAATATTTACTGGGTGTCTTTTGGGCTTTGGGAAGAATTGACAACTGAATCTATGCGCGAGCAATACGAGGACTATCCTTATAGAGAAGTACCTCTAAATGAAGTGCTGCAACTTGCTAAAGAAGGCAAACCTTCCTGCTTATTCCGATTAAACACTGCATCAAATGAATCAATGCGGATAGAAGATTACTACAAATTTCCTCCAGGTCACATAGCACTTTCGCCCCAGTTTATTCCTCGCAGTGTCGGTGAAGAAAGTTCAACTAACGGTTATATCATGTGTACCGTTTTTACTCCAGAACGTGATGAAATTTGGATTTTTGATGCTGAAAATCTAGATGACAAACAACCCTTATGTAAGCTGTATCATCCCCAACTTAACTTTGGGCTATCATTGCACACAACATGGTTGCAGAATCTCGGCCCTGCACAGGATAAGTATAGGGTTCCGGTCGCGGAAGATTATCCACACTCGATATTAAAGGAGTTGCTTGACCGCATAGATAGCTTGTCTTCTCTTGACGATGCTCCTGTACCAAGGGGTGGTCAAGATCTCAAGACAGAGCTTAAGCAGGAAATTCAAAATCTATTTGAGTAA